Genomic window (Propionibacteriaceae bacterium ZF39):
TCGACTTCGCGGCCGAGGTCACCGAACCGGTCGAGGAGCTCCTCGAGATCGCGAGCCGTCCCCATGACGGTCGCCTCCAGGTCGTGCTCAAGGCTTTGATGGCGGGAGCCACCCCGGAGCAGGTCTTCGAATCCACCAAGATCGACCCGTGGTTCGTCGACCAGCTGGTGCTCCTCACCGAGATCGCCCGTGAGCTCCTGGCCGCCGACGAGCTGACCCCCGACCTGCTGCGCAGGGCCAAGCGCCACGGCTTCTCCGATGAGCAGATCGCGTCGGCGCGCAACATGTCGGTGGATGTCGTGCGCGGGGTGCGCTGGGCGCTGGGCGTACGCCCGGTCTTCAAGACCGTCGACACCTGCGCCGCGGAGTTCGCGGCGAAGACGCCCTACCACTACTCGTCCTATGACGAGGAGACCGAGGTGGCCCCGCGCGAGAAGCCGGCCGTGCTCATCCTCGGCTCGGGTCCCAACCGCATCGGCCAGGGCATCGAGTTCGACTATTCCTGCGTCCACGCCGCGCTGGCGCTGCAGGAAGCGGGCTTCGAGACCGTCATGGTCAACTGCAACCCCGAGACCGTGTCGACGGACTATGACACCTCCGACCGGCTCTATTTCGAGCCGCTGACGCTGGAGGACGTGCTCGAGGTCTATCACGCCGAGAAGCAGGCCGGCCCGGTTGCGGGTGTCATCGTCCAGCTCGGTGGCCAGACCCCGCTGCGGCTGGCGCAGGCGCTCAAGGACGCGGGCGTACCCATCGTCGGCACCAGCCCCGAGGCCATCCACCTCGCCGAGGAGCGGGGCGCGTTCGGCCGGGTCCTGGCCGAGGCGGGCCTGCCAGCGCCCAAGCACGGCATGGCGTACTCGTTCGACGAGGCCCGCCGGATCGCCGAGGAGATCGGCTATCCGGTCCTGGTCCGCCCGTCCTATGTGCTAGGCGGCCGCGGCATGGAGATCGTCTATGACGAGGCGTCGCTGCGCGGCTACATCGAGCGGGCGACCGAGATCTCGCCGGAGCATCCGGTGCTCGTCGATCGGTTCCTCGACGATGCGGTGGAGATCGATGTCGACGCGCTCTATGACGGTCACGAGCTCTATCTCGGCGGCATCATGGAACACATCGAGGAGGCCGGCGTCCACTCCGGCGACTCGGCGTGCGCGCTGCCGCCCCTCACACTGGGCGGCGAGACCATCGACAAGATCCGCCAGTCGACCGAGGCCATCGCCAAGGGCGTCGGAGTGCGGGGGCTGTTGAATATCCAGTACGCCCTCGCGTCCGACACGCTCTATGTCCTCGAGGCCAACCCGCGGGCGTCGCGCACGGTGCCGTTCGTTTCGAAGGCCACCGCGACCCAGCTGGCCAAGGCCGCCTCGCGGATCATGCTCGGCGCCACCATCGCCGAGCTGCGCACCGAGGGCATGCTGAGGGCTGAGGGTGACGGGGCCGACGTGCCCGATCACGCACCGCTCGCGGTGAAGGAAGCCGTCCTGCCGTTCAACCGGTTCCGCACCGCCGAGGGCCTGACCGTCGACACGCTGCTCAGCCCGGAGATGAAGTCGACGGGTGAGGTCATGGGTCTCGCCCCGAGCTTCGGCGTGGCGTTCGCCAAGAGCCAGTCGGCTGCGTTCGGGCCGCTGCCGAGCGAGGGCAAGGTCTTCGTTTCCGCTGCCAACCGGGACAAGCGGCATGCGATCTTCCCCATCAAGAAGCTCCACGACATGGGCTTCGAGCTGCTCGCCACCGGCGGCACCGCCCAGGTGCTGCGCCGCAACGGCGTACCCGTCACCACCGTGCGCAAGCACACCCAGGGCCCCGGCCCGAACGGGGAGCCGACCATCGTGCAGTTGATCGAGGCCGGCGAAGTCGACCTGATCTTCAACACGCCGCATGGCGCGACCTCGACCGAGGGTTCGCCCCGCATGGACGGCTATGAGATCCGGACGTCGGCCGTGCGCCATGACGTGCCGTGCATCACCACCGTCCAGGGTCTGTCGGCTGCGGTGCAGGGCATTGAAGCGGTCAGGGCCGGCGAAGTCGACGTGAAGTCGCTGCAGGCCTGGGCCGGCGAGGTCCGGGGCGAGCAGTGAGCGGTCTCGATCCGCAGCGTGGCCGCGCAGCCGGGCAACGTCGCGTGGCGGCGCTCGACTGGGGCTATCAGCAGGTCCTGCGCCCGGGGCTTTTCCGCATCGGCGGGGGAGACCCCGAGGTCGCCCACGAGAAGACACTCGCGGCGGCCAGCCTGCTCGGTCGGGTGGGCCCGCTCCGGGCCGCGGTCAGGGCTCTGCACCCGCGGGGCCGCACCGTGACCGTGGCCGGGATCGACTTCCCGGGGCCCGTGGGCCTGGCCGCCGGCCTCGACAAGTTCGGGGTCGGCGTGCACGCCTGGGGTGCGCTGGGATTCAGCCATGTCGAGCTCGGCACGGTCACCGCGCTCGCGCAGCCCGGCAACCCGAAGCCGCGCCTCTTCCGGGCTCGGGAGTCGGGCGGCATCCTCAATCGGATGGGCTTCAACAACCCGGGCGCGACGGCCCTGGCCGACACCCTGCGGACCGCGGGGATCAGCCGCGGCAACCTGGTCGCGGGCATCCCGATCGGCATCTCCCTCGGCAAGTCGAAGGTCACCCCGCTGGAGGAGGCGACGCAGGACTATCTGACGTCGTTCGCCCTGCTGGCGCCCTTCGCCGACTACGTCGCCATCAACGTCTCCAGCCCCAACACCCCCGGCCTGCGCAGCCTGCAGGACGGGGCGGCGCTGGCGGAATTGGTGGGTGCGCTGACGAGGGCCGCGCGGGAGCGGGCCGCCGCGGTTCCCGCAGAGGGTACGCCCGTCCCGGTCTTCGTGAAGGTCGCCCCGGACCTGACGTTCGATGCCCTGGAGGAGGTGCTCGCCGTGTGCACCGACAACGGAGCCGCGGGACTGATCGCCACCAACACCACGTTGTCGCGTGAGGGACTCGTGGGCGCCGACCGCATCCTGGGCGACGAGGCGGGCGGATTGTCCGGCGCGCCACTCACTGTCCGGGCCCGCGAAGTCGTCTCCTGGCTGGCCGAACGCTCCGAGCTGCCGATCATCGGAGTCGGGGGCATCATGACGGTCGCCGACGCACAGGGGATGATGGATGCCGGAGCAGCCCTGCTGCAGGTCTATTCCGGCTACATCTATCGCGGTCCCGCGCTCGTCGCGGAGGCCAATCAGGCCCTCGGCCGGGCCTGATCACCACCTGATCCCCGACCACCCCGACAACAGGGAGGGCCCCATGTCCGACGGATTCGGCGTACGCCTCGCAGAACAGATCGCCAACCGCGGCCGGCTGTGCGTGGGGGTCGACCCCCACCCGGCGATGCTGCAGGCCTGGGGCCTGCCCGTGGATGTCGCGGGGCTGTCCGAGATGACCCGGGGGATGGTGGACGCCCTCGGCGATCTGGTGGCCGTGTTCAAGCCGCAGAGCGCGATGTTCGAGGCGTTCGGGTCCGCCGGAATCGGCGTACTCGAGCGGTTCCTCGCGGCCGCCGACAAGGCCGGCGCGATGGTGATCATGGACGCCAAGCGCGGCGATATCGGGTCGACGATGGATGCGTACGCCCGGGCGTACCTCTCCGACGACTCGCCGCTGGCGGCCGACGCCCTGACGGTCAACCCGTTTCTCGGGTTCGGTTCGCTCACGCCGGCGATCCAGCTGGCGGAGGCCACCGGACGCGGGCTCTATGTGCTCTGCCGGACCTCCAACCCCGAAGGTGGCGAGGTGCAGCTCGCGCAGGGTGGTGGGCGCACGGTCGCACAGATGATGATCGACCAGGTCAACCACGCCAACGCGGGCCGGGATCCGGGCCCGCTGGGGTTGGTGATCGGGGGTACGCTTCCGCGGCTCGACGTCGACCTCACGCAGTTCACCGGCTCGATCCTCGTGCCCGGCATCGGCGCCCAGGGCGGCACGGTGGCCGGGCTGAGCGGTCTGTTCGGCGGCGCGACGGCGCGCGTCCTGCCGACCTCCAGCCGGGAGGTCATGGGCGCCGGCCCGGACGCCGAATCCCTGCGCCGGGCGGCCACTCAGCTCATCACCACGACTGCCGGGCTGGGCTGACTCCAACCCCGCCATGACTGGGCCGGACGCTCGTTTCTCGGGCCCTGGCGACGGTTCCGGCACAGGCTTCTCCCGGACGACGAAGAAACCCGCTAGGTTGACTCGCGTGAAGCCCACGACCAGGGAGGTGGCCGTGCCGATTCCCCCACTCAGTGACGAGCAATTGCGCCAGGCCCGCGAGGCCGCCGCAGCGGCCCGCAGCCGTCGAGCCGAGATCAAGGACCGGCTCCGATCCGGCGACCTGACCCTGGCCGAAGTGATCCAGTTGGCCGAGACCGACGATGTCGTCGCCCGCACCAAGGTGGTGGATGCGCTGAAGTGCCTGCCCCGGGTGGGGGAGAAGCGCGCCGCCGAGGTGATGGAGCGCCTCGACATCGCCGCCAACCGACGCCTGCGTGGCCTGGGTCCCCACCAGATCGCCAACCTGCGCACCGAGTTCGCTCCCAGGACCAAGGCCTGACCAGTTGCCGATGACCTCACCTCGCACGCCCGGCACCGTCCGGGTCACCGTCGTTTCGGGGCCGACCGCCGTCGGCAAAGGCACCGTGGTCGCAGCCCTGCGCGCCCGTCACCCGGAGGTCTGGCTGTCGACGTCCGCCACGACACGGGCACCGCGGCCGCGCGAGGTCGAGGGGGTGCACTATCACTTCGTCTCGGGCGAGGAATTCGACGAGCTGCTGGCCTCGGACGGGTTGCTGGAGTGGGCCCTCGTCCATGGCACCGACCGCTATGGCACGCCCCGGGCTCCCGTCGACGCCGCCCTCGCCGAGGGGCTCGATGTCGTCCTGGAGATCGAACTGCAGGGGGCCCGGCAGGTGCGGGAGTCACTGCCGGGGGCCCGGTTCGTGTTCATCGCCCCGCCCAGCTGGGACGAATTGGTTCGCCGGCTCGAACACCGGGGGACCGAAACGCTCGAACAGCGAGAACGTCGCCTGAAGACGGCAGAGGCCGAATTGGCCAGTCAGAGCGAGTTTGATCATGTTGTTGTCAATGATCGCGTCGATCGGGCGGTGGAAGAACTGGTAGGGTTGATGGGATTGCGTCCGCCTAACACTCAAGAAGGCCTGCATTGACGACCCAACACGCCCCCGGCATCACCAACCCGCCGATCGACGACCTCCTGACGAAGGTCGACTCGAAATATCGGCTCGTGCTCTTCGCTGCCAAGCGGGCCCGCCAGATCAACGCCTACTACTCGCAGCTCGGTGAAGGCCTGCTCGAGAACGTGGGACCCCTCGTGGACACGGGCATCCAGGAGAAGCCGCTGTCCATCGCTCTGCGCGAGGTCAACGCCGGTGTGCTCGAATGCCACGACATCGACCCGAACGCCGAGCCGGAGACCTCGCTCGAGGAATTCGCCGATCCCGACTTCGGCGACGACTTCCCGGCCTGATATCCATTAATCCATGAGCCGCATCATCCTGGGCGTGGCCGGTGGGATCGCGGCTTACAAGGCGTGTGAACTGCTGCGCCGGTTCACCGAGGCCGGTCACGATGTGACGGTCATCCCCACCGAGGCCGCCCTCAACTTCGTCGGGCGCACCACGTGGCAGGCGTTGTCCGGAAATCCGGTGCATACCGATGTCTGGACCGACAGCCACGAGGTGCGCCACGTCAAGCTCGGCCAGACCGCCGACCTTGTCGTGGTCGCACCCGCGACGGCCGACCTGCTGGCCCGCGCGGCCACCGGCCGGGCCGACGATCTGTTGACCAACACGCTGCTGACGGCGCACTGCCCGGTGGTCATGGCCCCGGCCATGCACACCGAGATGTGGCTGCATGCCGCCACACAGGCCAATGTGGCCACGCTCCGCGAGCGCGGGGTCGTGGTGATGGATCCGGCTTCGGGTCGCCTCACCGGCGCTGACACCGGTCCGGGCCGGCTGCCCGACGCGGTGGATATTCATGCGGTGGCGCTCAGCCTGCTCGACCAGCCCGAGACTGCTGCTGCGGCGGCGGATCAGGATCTGGCCGGGAAGCATGTCGTCGTCAGTGCGGGCGGGACTCGGGAGCGGCTCGATCCGGTCCGCTATCTCGGCAACGCCTCGTCCGGGCTCATGGGCCTGTCGATCGCCCGCGCGGCCGCGCTGCGGGGCGCCGACGTGACGCTGGTCGCCGCCCATATCGAGCACCCGGTGCCGAGCGGTTGCACGGTCCGGCGCGTGGAGAGCACGGCCGACCTGGCCGAGACCATGACCGAACTCAGCGAGTCGGCCGATGTGATCGTGATGGCCGTCGCAGCCGCCGACTTCACCCCGCGCACCCGCGCCGAGAGCAAGATCAAGAAGGCCTCCGAGTCGTCCGGTCTCCAGCTCGACCTGGTTCAGACGACCGACGTGCTCAAGACGATCTCCCACGCGCGGCCCCGGCCGCAGGTCATCGTGGGATTCGCCGCCGAAACCGCCACCGATGCCGACCATCTGCTGGAGCTCGGGCGGGCCAAGCTCGCCCGCAAGGGCTGCGACCTGCTGGTGCTCAACGATGTCAGTGGTGGCAAGGTGTTCGGCGAGGATGACAATCGGATCGTGGTCATCTCACCCGATGACGTTCTCGGCCATCACTCCGGGCCCAAGAGCGTCGTCGCCCACCGCATCCTGGATGCGGTCCATTCCGTCGCGGCGCGCTGACGCCGCACATCGACCGGCGCGGGACGACCGCGCCCCTTTGAAAGGTTCCGCGTGAGCAAGCGCCTCTTCACCTCCGAGTCGGTGACCGAGGGTCATCCGGACAAGATCGCCGACGCGATCAGCGACACCGTCCTCGATGAGCTGCTGAGTCAGGACCCCGAGTCCCGGGTCGCCGTCGAGACTCTCGTCACGACCGGTCTCGTCGTGGTCGCCGGAGAGGTGACCACTGAGGCGTACGCGGAGATCCCGAGCCTCGTCCGCGAGAAGATCCTCGAGATCGGCTACGACTCCTCCCACAAGTCGTTCGACGGCCGCTCGTGCGGCGTACAGGTTTCCCTCGGGCAGCAGTCGCCCGACATCGCCCAGGGCGTGGACACGGCCTGGGAGAAGCGCCTCGAGGAGTCGGCGGATGCGTACGACCTGCAGGGCGCGGGCGACCAGGGCCTGATGTTCGGATATGCGTGCGACGAGACCGAATCGCTCATGCCGCTGCCGATCGACATCGCGCATCGCCTGGCCGAGCGGCTCACGTCGGTTCGCAAGGACGGGACGATGCCCTACCTGCGTCCCGACGGCAAGACCCAGGTGACGATCGAGTACGCCGGCGATCGGCCGGTCCGTCTCGACACCGTCGTCGTGTCCTGCCAGCACGCGCCCGACATCGACCTGGAGCGGATGCTCGCACCCGATGTGCGTGAGCAGGTCATCGCCCCGGTGCTGGAACGGTTCGACGTCGACCACAGCGACTATCGCGATTTCGTGAACCCGACCGGCAAGTTCGTGATCGGCGGCCCCATGGGCGATGCCGGTCTCACCGGCCGCAAGATCATCGTCGACACCTATGGCGGCATGGCCCGTCACGGAGGCGGCGCCATGTCGGGCAAGGACCCGTCGAAGGTCGACCGATCGGCGTCCTATGCCATGCGTTGGGTGGCCAAGAACGTCGTCGCGGCCGGGCTGGCGCGGCGTTGCGAGGTGCAGGTGGCGTACGCCATCGGCCGCGCGCATCCGGTCGGCTTCTATCTCGAGTGCTTCGGCACCGAGGCGGTCCCTGTCGACCAGATCTCCGACGCCGTGCTCGCGAACTTCGACCTGCGGCCCGCAGCCATCACCGCTGCGCTCGACCTGAAACGACCCATCTACGCCCAGACTGCGGCGTACGGTCACTTCGGCCGTGACCTCCCCGAGTTCACCTGGGAACGCACTGATCGCGCCGAGATTCTGGCGCGGGCAGTCAAGGGCTGATCATGGTACGCCGAGCCCTGGGTTTCCTGGCCATCGCCCTGGCGCTGGTTCTGTTGCTCGGCCTCGGCGGCTACAAGTTGATGAACTCCCGGACGGTCCAGATCGCCGGGGAGCTGACTGCGCGGGTGGAGACGCCGGAGAAGGTCGTTGCGCTGACGTTCGACGATGGGCCCACCCCGGCCGACACCGAGCGGATCCTGGCCGATCTCGCGGCGGAGGACGTGCGGGCCACGTTCTTCGTCATCGGCGAGAACATCGAGAAGGATCCGGAATCGATCACCCGCATCGCGGCCGCCGGACACGAGCTGGCGAACCATTCGTGGTCGCATCCGCGCCTGGTGCTCATGAGCTCCGACGAGATCGCGGCGGAGATCGAGAAGACCGATGCGGCGCTGCGCGCCAGCGGTTATGCGGGTGAGATCCAGTTCCGGCCGCCGTACGGCAAGAAGCTCGTCGGTCTGCCGCGCTATCTCGCCGCGCATGACCGGCGCACGATCATGTGGGACGTCGCGGTCGAGGACTATTCGTCACCGGAGGTACGCCAGAGCGCCGAGGACCTCACGCGGCTCACGGTCGAGAAGGTCCAGCCCGGGTCGATCATCCTGCTGCATCCGTGGCAGGGCCGGCTCGATACCCAGGCGGCGATCGGCCCGGTGATCCGTGAGCTCAAGGGTCAGGGCTATCGGTTCGTGACGGTGAACGAGCTGCTGGCGTACGAATCCTGATCGGGCGCCCGGGTCACTCGTCGAACGCGCCGAACCCGTCATCCCGGCCCCTGAGTCGGTCCAGAGCGCGGCGATCCTTCTTGGTCGGCCGGCCCGCACCCCGGTCGCGACGGGCCACGGGCGTCGACAGATGCGCCGGGCGTTCGGGGGAGTGATCGATGTAACAGGTGACCGCGACCGGGGCGCCGACGCGTTTGGTGATCAGTTGGGTGACCTCGAACTCGCGCACCCAGCCTGGTTGGCGCCAGCTCACGCGATCCCCGACCTTCACCTGCTGGGCCGGCTTGACGGGCTTTTCGTTCACACGGATGTGGCCGCCCTTGCAGGCATCGGTCGCGAGCGAGCGCGTCTTGAACAACCGCACCGACCACAGCCACACATCCAGACGTGCCATCGGCGTCATCATACGCCCGTGCGCGCGAGCCCTCCGGAGTTGGTCTTCGGCGGCCGGGTCGTCTTCGCCGGCTTCGGGGTCTTCGTGGGCTTCGGGGTCTTGGTCGTCGTGGGCGCGAAGGTCGTGGTCCTGTGCACGAAGACGCCACCAGGGAGGGTGACGATCCACTTGTAGGTGCCGCTGGGCCAGCCGTCCGACGGGGCGTCGAGCACGATCCGCATGGGTCCGGTGCCCGATTGCTGGCGCTCCGCGTGATACGTCCCTTCCCGGGCCCACCCATGGGGTTGGCCGTCCACGTCCACCCACTGCCCATCGGTGAGGCCGGTGACCGTGAAGGTGACGGGCGCATGAGCGCCTGTCGGGTTGCTGACCTTCACGGTGATTCCCTGACGGGCGGGTGCCGTGGCGGTCGACGAGGCGGTCGGCGAGGCGGTGGGCGCTGCCGTGGGCGACGCGGTCGGGTTCGCGAGGGCGGACCCCGGCACCAGAACCAGGGCGAGCGCAGCGGCGGAGAGTCCGAGGGTCGTGGCGATGCGGTTCATGATCGAGGCCTTTCTCGTGAGTGGTGGGCCTTCACCCGAGAGGATTCCGGTGGGCGTCGAGGAGTTCCGCCGTGACAGAACCGCAATGAACCTGCGCAATTCAGAACTGTCGGAGGGGACTGGCAGGATCACGAACATGTCGGCAGCGCTGTTCTCCACCGCGCCGCGACCCATTGCCCGGGTCGCGGTGGACATGTCGTTACCGCACCTGGATCGGCCGTTCGACTATCTCGTGCCAGAGAAGTTGGCCGAGGTAGCACAGCCGGGGGTGCGGGTCCGGGTGCGGTTCGCCGGGCAGCTGCGGGACGGGTTCATCCTCGAGCTGGGGGAGGAGACCGATGGGCTGCGATCACTGGCTCCGCTGGAACGCGTGCTGTCGCCCGAACCGGTGCTGAAACCCGAGGTCGCGCGGCTGCTGCGGGCGGTGGCCGATCACTATGCCGGGACATTCTCAGACGTGATGCGCCTCGCCGTTCCGCCGCGTCATGCAGCGACCGAGAAGGCGGAGCCCCCGGAGCTGCCCGCGCCCGCGCTCGACCCACTCCCAGGATCGCCGTTCGACCACTATCCGACCGGGCCCGAGTTCCTGGCCGCGCTCGGGCGTGGCCAGTCGCCGCGCGCGTCGTGGCAGGTCGTGCCGAGTCACAGCGACGCCGGTGACTGGGCGCGGGGGCTCGCGGCTGCGGCTCACGCCACCCTGTCGTCCGGCCGCGGGGCCCTCCTGATCGTTCCCCATGCCCGCGACCTCGTCCGGTTGCGGGAGACCTGTGCCGAGATGTTCGGCGAAGCCAGTTTTGTGACACTCTCCGCCGATGACGGTCCGGCGGCGCGCTATCGGGCGTACCTGGCTGTGTCCCGCGGCCACGTGAAGCTGGTCCTCGGGACGCGCGCGGCGGCGTACGCCCCGGTCCACGATCTGGGCCTCGTCGCTCTCTGGGACGACGGCGACGATCTGCACTCCGAACCCCGCGCACCGTATCCGCATGCCCGGGAAGTGCTGGCTCTCCGGGCGCAGCAGGCGAAGTGCGCGACGCTGTTCGCGGCGTACCACCGGACCTGCGAGATCGAGCTGCTGTTGGAGCGACGGTGGTTGCATCCGCTGGCCCTCGACGCGCGGGTCCAACGTCGGCTCGCCCCTGCCGTTCGCCTTGCGGGCGATTCCGACTGGGCGCTCGAGCGGGATCCGCTCGCCCAGGCCGTACGCATGCCCCGTCAGGTCTTCGAGGTCATCCGCGTGGGGCTCGCAGCGGGTCCGGTGTTGGTGCAGGTGCCACGGGCCGGCTATCTGGTCGTTCTGGTCTGTGCGGAGTGTCGTGAGCCCGTGCGGTGTCCCCACTGCCATGGCCCGGTGCGGGCGGGATCGGCTCGTGTGTCCTGTGATTGGTGTACGCGGCCGGTCACGGGATGGCGCTGCCCCGTGTGTGATCACACCCGCTGGCGTGCCCCCGTGATCGGAGCCGAGCGCACCGCCGAGGAGCTCGGTCAGGCCTTTCCCGGAACGAAGGTGATCCAGTCCCAGGGCGACCGGGTCGTGGATCGGATCGACGATGCGCCTGCCCTCGTGGTGGCGACACCCGGCGCCGAACCGGAGGCTGACACGGGGTATGCCGCGGCTGTGTTGCTCGACGCCGAGATCTTGCTGACCAGGGCCGATCTGAGGGCGTCCGAGGAGGCCCACCGGCGCTGGATCAATGCCGTCGGTCTGGTGCGGGGCGGTGCCGAGGGCGGCACTGTGATCGCGGTCGGCCCGACCGATGCGGTTGCCCTCCAGGCGCTGGTCAGGGGAGACCCCGGTGGTTTCGCGTCACGCGAGCTGGCCGATCGCGCCGCAGCCCAGGTGGCCCCTGCCCAGAAGATGGCCACGATCGAGGGCCCTCTGCCCGCTCTGGCCGAGATCACCGATGAGC
Coding sequences:
- a CDS encoding primosomal protein N', encoding MSAALFSTAPRPIARVAVDMSLPHLDRPFDYLVPEKLAEVAQPGVRVRVRFAGQLRDGFILELGEETDGLRSLAPLERVLSPEPVLKPEVARLLRAVADHYAGTFSDVMRLAVPPRHAATEKAEPPELPAPALDPLPGSPFDHYPTGPEFLAALGRGQSPRASWQVVPSHSDAGDWARGLAAAAHATLSSGRGALLIVPHARDLVRLRETCAEMFGEASFVTLSADDGPAARYRAYLAVSRGHVKLVLGTRAAAYAPVHDLGLVALWDDGDDLHSEPRAPYPHAREVLALRAQQAKCATLFAAYHRTCEIELLLERRWLHPLALDARVQRRLAPAVRLAGDSDWALERDPLAQAVRMPRQVFEVIRVGLAAGPVLVQVPRAGYLVVLVCAECREPVRCPHCHGPVRAGSARVSCDWCTRPVTGWRCPVCDHTRWRAPVIGAERTAEELGQAFPGTKVIQSQGDRVVDRIDDAPALVVATPGAEPEADTGYAAAVLLDAEILLTRADLRASEEAHRRWINAVGLVRGGAEGGTVIAVGPTDAVALQALVRGDPGGFASRELADRAAAQVAPAQKMATIEGPLPALAEITDELTNHDSGGLLPETERPRDLEVFGPVELPRPASADEPVGRLTLRTPLDQAGLLTTALSDAVSVRSAKKLPGALRVRVDPVAVS